The following are encoded in a window of Rhizobium sp. WYJ-E13 genomic DNA:
- a CDS encoding YoaK family protein: MTRARRRRIIRTRRTATGLALVGAISFLAGMTDATGLFLTGDFVSFMTGNTTRAALALSSGDVRHAAVLLSAIIVFVLGNAAGIVVAHRAERRIFVVLCCVSLMLALASMMTPQDLLMTRFYMIVVTMGMVNAAVEHIEGLPIGLTYVTGALSRFGRGIGRWIIGDRRLDWTIQIVPWGGMVLGAISGALMTRLVGAQALWLVSIFAMALAIVALFIPRPLQRRFNQKIAAPQPHPVHTR, from the coding sequence ATGACACGAGCAAGACGCCGCCGCATCATCAGAACCCGTAGGACCGCGACTGGACTTGCGCTGGTCGGTGCGATTTCCTTTCTCGCCGGAATGACGGATGCGACCGGTTTGTTTCTGACCGGCGACTTCGTTTCCTTTATGACCGGCAATACGACGCGGGCGGCACTGGCGCTGAGCAGTGGCGATGTCAGGCACGCCGCCGTGCTGCTGTCTGCCATCATTGTCTTCGTGCTTGGCAATGCCGCCGGCATCGTCGTCGCCCACCGGGCCGAACGACGCATCTTCGTCGTGCTCTGCTGCGTCAGCCTCATGCTGGCGCTGGCCTCGATGATGACGCCGCAGGATCTGTTGATGACACGTTTCTATATGATCGTTGTCACAATGGGCATGGTGAATGCGGCGGTCGAGCATATAGAAGGACTGCCGATCGGCCTGACCTATGTGACCGGCGCGCTGTCGCGCTTCGGCCGCGGCATAGGCCGCTGGATCATCGGCGACCGGCGCCTCGACTGGACGATCCAGATCGTGCCGTGGGGCGGCATGGTGCTCGGCGCCATCAGCGGTGCCCTCATGACCCGTCTTGTGGGCGCGCAGGCGCTGTGGCTGGTCTCCATCTTCGCGATGGCGCTGGCGATTGTCGCCCTGTTTATTCCCCGCCCGCTGCAGCGGCGGTTCAATCAAAAGATCGCAGCTCCCCAACCACATCCTGTGCACACCAGGTAA
- a CDS encoding trimeric intracellular cation channel family protein, producing the protein MSLLVYLDYAGIALFAATGALAASRKQLDLIGFLFFAIVTGTGGGTVRDIILGRVPVFWVLNPFYIVICCIAGVVVFFTAHLLESRYRLLIWLDAVGLAAYCVLGAAKGLAATGSPTIAIVTGALTATFGGILRDLLANEPSVLLRPEIYVTAALVGSGVFTSVNALGAEIYIASACGVLAAFAVRGGALWFGWTFPTYKHRPGRHPDDVM; encoded by the coding sequence ATGTCATTGCTCGTCTATCTCGATTATGCTGGCATTGCCCTCTTTGCCGCAACCGGCGCGCTGGCCGCCTCGCGCAAGCAACTCGATCTGATCGGCTTCCTGTTTTTCGCGATCGTAACGGGGACGGGCGGCGGCACGGTGCGCGATATAATTCTCGGCCGCGTGCCGGTCTTCTGGGTGTTGAACCCATTCTATATCGTCATCTGTTGCATCGCGGGTGTCGTCGTCTTCTTTACCGCCCATCTCCTGGAATCGCGCTATCGCCTGCTGATCTGGCTCGATGCGGTCGGCCTTGCCGCCTATTGCGTGCTTGGCGCCGCCAAAGGGCTGGCCGCCACCGGCTCGCCGACGATCGCCATTGTCACCGGCGCCCTGACGGCGACTTTCGGCGGCATCCTGCGCGATCTCCTGGCAAACGAACCATCCGTGCTGCTGCGCCCGGAAATCTACGTGACGGCGGCTCTGGTGGGATCCGGTGTCTTTACCAGCGTCAATGCGCTAGGCGCTGAGATATATATCGCGTCGGCCTGCGGGGTCTTGGCAGCCTTTGCAGTGCGTGGCGGAGCCCTGTGGTTCGGCTGGACATTCCCGACCTACAAGCACCGACCCGGCCGGCATCCCGATGATGTAATGTGA